The proteins below are encoded in one region of Saccopteryx leptura isolate mSacLep1 chromosome 1, mSacLep1_pri_phased_curated, whole genome shotgun sequence:
- the NEUROG2 gene encoding neurogenin-2 — protein MFVKSEALEMKEEADTLVLLDSASPAVAPTLLRSSADEDGEERGAPDGTRRPLRGAGPGTRLLDLGHECRRRPPRARAASRGAKTAETAQRIKKTRRLKANNRERNRMHNLNAALDALREVLPTFPEDAKLTKIETLRFAHNYIWALTETLRLADHCGGGLSAPLRPEAGLLSPGGALGSVGDSPSPASTWSGTDSPAPPSSAPSTSTSPYNCAFSPPSPSGSDRDCWLPAPPDKRYCAPRRQVVGQCA, from the coding sequence ATGTTCGTCAAATCTGAGGCTTTGGAGATGAAGGAGGAAGCGGACACGCTGGTGCTGCTCGACTCGGCCTCTCCCGCGGTGGCGCCGACCTTGCTGCGGTCCAGCGCGGACGAGGacggagaggagaggggagcacCGGACGGAACACGTCGGCCCCTGCGCGGAGCTGGGCCGGGGACGCGGCTGCTGGATCTGGGGCATGAGTGCCGGCGGCGTCCTCCCAGGGCGCGGGCCGCTTCCCGCGGCGCCAAGACGGCCGAGACGGCCCAACGCATCAAGAAGACCCGCCGGCTGAAAGCCAACAACCGCGAGCGCAACCGCATGCACAACCTGAACGCGGCGCTGGACGCGCTGCGCGAGGTGCTGCCTACCTTTCCCGAGGACGCCAAGCTCACCAAGATTGAGACCTTGCGCTTCGCGCACAACTACATCTGGGCGCTCACCGAGACTCTACGCCTGGCCGACCACTGCGGCGGGGGCTTGTCCGCCCCGCTGCGTCCGGAGGCCGGGCTGTTGAGCCCCGGCGGCGCTCTTGGCAGCGTGGGAGACAGTCCGTCGCCCGCGTCCACGTGGAGCGGCACCGACAGCCCCGCGCCGCCCTCCTCCGCGCCCTCCACTTCCACTTCCCCTTACAACTGCGCCTTCTCCCCGCCCAGCCCCTCAGGGTCGGACAGGGACTGctggctgcctgctcctcccGACAAGCGCTACTGCGCGCCTCGCCGCCAAGTGGTCGGGCAGTGCGCCTAG